In Sorghum bicolor cultivar BTx623 chromosome 10, Sorghum_bicolor_NCBIv3, whole genome shotgun sequence, one genomic interval encodes:
- the LOC8065699 gene encoding probable rRNA-processing protein EBP2 homolog: MVAVANEEALAYDEDIMDDVEESDSEDDSGEEAQAKPSDKAIYNKEAILEKLEDIAWPKNVDWMHKLTIEHDQGEKIDVNDDLARELAFYTQALDGTRQAFEKLQSMKVRFLRPTDYYAEMVKTDAHMHKIKGRLLSEKKRIEEAEERRKARESRKKAKEVQAEKKKERAKQKKEQIESVKKWRKQRQQGGFTKGNDDVPDLNFEGEEGFKQSKKKRPGVSPGDRSGGLAKRGKEGKNRRARDSKFGHGGRKGLKKQNTAETTNDFRSFNQGG; the protein is encoded by the coding sequence ATGGTGGCCGTTGCAAATGAAGAGGCCTTGGCTTATGATGAAGACATCATGGATGATGTTGAAGAATCAGACTCAGAAGATGATTCAGGTGAAGAAGCTCAGGCTAAGCCTTCAGACAAAGCTATATACAACAAGGAGGCTATTCTTGAAAAACTTGAAGACATAGCCTGGCCCAAGAATGTGGACTGGATGCACAAGCTCACTATTGAGCATGATCAGGGGGAGAAAATTGATGTGAATGATGATCTTGCTCGCGAACTTGCGTTTTACACCCAAGCTTTGGATGGCACAAGGCAGGCCTTTGAGAAGCTGCAGTCGATGAAGGTCCGGTTCCTCAGACCAACAGATTACTATGCTGAGATGGTGAAGACTGATGCACACATGCACAAGATCAAGGGGAGGTTGTTATCAGAGAAGAAGAGGATCGAGGAGGCTGAGGAACGGAGGAAGGCTAGAGAGTCCAGGAAGAAAGCAAAGGAGGTTCAGgctgagaagaagaaggagagggctaAGCAGAAGAAGGAGCAGATTGAGTCAGTCAAGAAGTGGAGGAAGCAGAGGCAACAAGGGGGATTCACCAAGGGAAATGATGATGTGCCGGACCTTAATtttgaaggagaagaaggatttAAACAATCAAAGAAAAAGAGGCCTGGTGTTTCTCCTGGTGACAGGTCTGGTGGTCTTGCCAAGCGAGGTAAAGAAGGAAAGAACAGGAGGGCAAGGGATTCCAAGTTTGGGCATGGTGGTCGTAAAGGGCTGAAGAAGCAAAACACTGCTGAGACCACTAATGATTTCAGAAGCTTTAACCAGGGGGGGTGA
- the LOC8061480 gene encoding chaperone protein dnaJ 16 yields MAGSRFGSFKSEKGDSASAAAGAGADGAAQRRDPYEVLGVGRTATDQEIKSAFRRMALKYHPDKNGDDPVASDKFQEVTFSYNILSDPDKRRQYDTSGFDAIESDSQELELDLSSLNTVNTVFAALFSKLGVPIKTTVSATVLEEALNGSVMVSQLQLGNSVQRKVEKQSAHFYSVDITEKQAKMGLVCRVHSNDKSKFKLLYFELEENGGLSLALQEDSVKVGKVTAAGMYFLGFPVYRFEQNNLAAAAKDSDGAFFKRLDSFQPCDIHELKPGTHFFAVYGDNFFKTASYTIEVVCGESFPAEKEMLRNVEAKILTKRAELSKFESEYREVLAKFTEMTSKYTQEMQAIDDLLKERNEIHASYTNNPPLKRSSSRNKGKSPSKVAKTDTEKQPQKEKKVKDHCMAGYGSDSDNSKSEKKSKERFPRKKWLNIPFKLDRRKTC; encoded by the exons ATGGCGGGGTCGAGGTTCGGGTCGTTCAAGTCGGAGAAGGGCGACTCCGCctccgcggcggcgggggcgggggcggatGGAGCGGCGCAGAGGAGGGACCCGTACGAGGTGCTCGGGGTGGGCCGCACCgccaccgaccaggagatcaagAGCGCGTTCCGACGCATGGCGCTCAA GTACCATCCGGACAAGAATGGTGATGACCCTGTTGCATCAGACAAGTTCCAGGAAGTCACATTCTCCTACAATATCTTGTCAGATCCAGATAAGAGGCGGCAGTACGATACATCAGGATTTGAT GCAATTGAATCCGATAGTCAGGAATTGGAGCTGGACCTATCGAGTCTCAATACTGTAAATACGGTGTTTGCAGCTCTTTTTAG TAAGCTTGGTGTGCCAATTAAAACAACTGTTTCAGCAACAGTTTTGGAGGAGGCATTGAATGGATCGGTTATGGTTTCTCAACTCCAGCTAGGAAACTCAGTGCAGAGAAAG GTGGAAAAGCAATCGGCCCATTTCTATTCTGTGGACATAACTGAAAAACAAGCTAAAATGGGGCTAGTTTGTCGTGTTCACTCAAACGATAAGAGCAAATTCAAG TTGCTTTATTTTGAGCTTGAAGAAAATGGTGGGCTTAGTCTTGCACTACAG GAAGACAGTGTGAAGGTTGGGAAAGTTACTGCTGCAGGGATGTATTTCCTTGGTTTTCCTGTGTACCGTTTTGAACAAAATAACCTG GCAGCTGCTGCAAAGGATTCTGATGGTGCATTCTTTAAAAGATTGGATAGCTTTCAGCCATGTGACATACATGAACTGAAACCTGGAACCCACTTCTTTGCTGTCTATG GTGACAATTTCTTTAAGACCGCAAGTTATACTATAGAGGTTGTATGTGGTGAATCTTTTCCTGCCGAAAAGGAGATGCTACGAAATGTGGAGGCAAAGATACTCACAAAACGAGCTGAACTTTCCAAATTTGAGTCAGAGTATAGGGAG GTTTTGGCAAAGTTCACTGAAATGACCAGCAAATACACACAAGAAATGCAAGCG ATTGATGATCTTCTGAAGGAAAGGAATGAGATCCATGCTTCCTATACCaacaatccacctctaaaacgGAGTTCCAGCAGGAATAAAGGCAAGTCACCTTCGAAAGTGGCCAAAACCGATACAGAAAAACAACCTCAGAAGGAAAAGAAAGTGAAGGATCACTGCATGGCGGGATATGGAAGTGACAGTGATAACTCAAAAAGTGAAAAGAAATCAAAAGAGCGGTTCCCAAGGAAGAAATGGTTGAACATTCCATTCAAACTTGACAGGAGAAAGACATGCTGA